In a single window of the Bradyrhizobium erythrophlei genome:
- a CDS encoding H-NS family nucleoid-associated regulatory protein — protein MNLRDLKSMSIDELWAVHLEITSALASRIGAEKTKLEQRLQQLQSDHRSNVAPQHERRAYPQVFPKYRNPAKPEETWAGRGKQPRWLTAQLKSGKKLDYFRIQPSSDRSRRAAKR, from the coding sequence ATGAACCTGCGCGATCTAAAATCGATGTCCATCGACGAGCTTTGGGCAGTGCACTTGGAAATCACATCCGCTCTGGCGAGCCGGATAGGTGCGGAAAAAACAAAACTTGAGCAGCGACTGCAGCAGCTCCAGTCAGATCATCGATCGAATGTAGCTCCTCAGCATGAACGGCGCGCTTACCCGCAGGTGTTCCCCAAATATCGCAATCCTGCCAAGCCTGAGGAGACGTGGGCGGGCCGCGGGAAGCAGCCACGCTGGCTGACTGCACAGCTTAAATCCGGGAAAAAGCTCGACTATTTCAGGATTCAACCGTCGTCCGATCGTTCGCGGCGCGCAGCGAAGCGGTGA